A region from the Geobacillus vulcani PSS1 genome encodes:
- a CDS encoding adenosylcobinamide amidohydrolase: MMMLEVRAVSHRYGQNQVLDHVTFSVEKGEIFGILGPNGSGKTTLLKLISKELPLTSGEIVIDGRPLSALSAKQWARVAAVLPQTAEAAHGYTVKETVALGRYSHQRGLFPAWTKEDEAAVQEALAAVGLTDKIDEPLERLSGGERQRAYLARALAQEPQLLLLDEPTNHMDVSGQVRLLDRLTEAARARGLTVVAVFHDMNVASLYCDRVLVLKEGKTAARGTPTDVMPPTLLYEVFAAPIVRLAHPAVAKPTFSFVPKGKQGESPAGGLRLSFLDDAAVLASCQPLRVLSSALIGAGFQWATHFVNRQVGLDYDCGDAEGDMRRYLEQHGFSPERTIGMMTAVDVRDAVWLQEGEEAFSVAVMATAGVGNAVDAARAWQHQPLAERPGTINMVIVIDGTLTDAAFVQAVMTATEAKAKALADRSVCDSETGTLATGTSTDSLAVAATQTGRTFAYAGTATELGRAIGRLVYEAVAEALDRYKRRREQR; this comes from the coding sequence ATGATGATGCTCGAGGTGCGCGCCGTATCCCATCGATATGGGCAAAATCAAGTGCTGGATCATGTGACGTTTTCTGTGGAAAAGGGCGAAATATTCGGCATTTTAGGGCCAAACGGCAGTGGGAAGACGACATTGCTCAAGCTTATCAGCAAAGAGCTGCCGTTGACGAGCGGGGAGATTGTCATCGATGGCCGGCCGCTTTCGGCGCTGTCTGCGAAGCAATGGGCGCGGGTGGCTGCCGTCCTGCCGCAGACGGCGGAGGCGGCGCACGGCTATACGGTGAAAGAAACGGTGGCGCTCGGCCGCTACTCCCATCAGCGCGGCTTGTTTCCGGCGTGGACGAAAGAGGATGAAGCGGCGGTTCAAGAAGCGCTTGCCGCCGTCGGCTTGACCGATAAAATCGATGAGCCGCTTGAACGATTGAGCGGCGGGGAGCGGCAGCGCGCCTACTTAGCGCGTGCGCTCGCCCAAGAGCCACAGCTGCTCTTGCTGGATGAACCGACGAATCATATGGATGTGAGCGGGCAAGTCCGGCTTTTGGACCGGCTCACGGAGGCTGCGCGCGCCCGCGGTCTGACGGTCGTCGCCGTCTTTCATGATATGAACGTCGCTAGCTTATATTGCGACCGGGTGCTTGTGTTAAAAGAAGGAAAAACAGCGGCGCGTGGAACGCCGACAGATGTAATGCCGCCGACGCTGCTTTACGAAGTGTTTGCCGCGCCGATTGTGCGTTTGGCTCATCCGGCGGTGGCAAAGCCGACGTTTTCATTTGTACCGAAAGGGAAACAAGGAGAATCGCCGGCCGGGGGGTTGCGTTTGTCCTTTCTTGATGACGCCGCTGTTCTTGCCTCCTGCCAGCCGCTTCGCGTTTTGTCTTCCGCATTGATCGGTGCCGGGTTTCAATGGGCGACCCATTTTGTCAACCGTCAAGTCGGGTTGGATTACGATTGCGGCGATGCCGAAGGAGACATGCGCCGCTATTTGGAGCAGCACGGGTTTTCACCGGAACGGACGATCGGCATGATGACGGCGGTTGACGTTCGTGACGCTGTGTGGCTTCAAGAGGGAGAGGAAGCGTTTTCGGTTGCGGTCATGGCGACGGCGGGCGTCGGCAATGCGGTTGATGCCGCTCGGGCGTGGCAGCATCAGCCGCTTGCGGAAAGGCCGGGGACGATCAATATGGTGATTGTCATTGATGGGACGCTTACCGACGCCGCGTTCGTGCAAGCGGTCATGACCGCGACGGAAGCGAAGGCGAAAGCGCTCGCCGATCGTTCCGTTTGCGACTCAGAGACAGGGACGCTTGCCACCGGCACGTCGACCGATTCGCTCGCTGTGGCGGCGACGCAAACAGGGCGGACGTTTGCCTATGCTGGAACGGCGACGGAACTCGGGCGCGCGATCGGACGGCTCGTGTATGAAGCCGTAGCGGAGGCGCTTGATCGCTACAAGCGGCGGAGGGAGCAGCGATGA
- a CDS encoding ABC transporter substrate-binding protein, which translates to MKRWAWPAVVAVFFFLAAVLVGCSSGANHNAEPVKQKEPKTEQAAFPVTVKDGLGEDVTIKAEPKKIVSLIPSNTEIAYALGLGDKIVGVSDFDNYPEDVKTKTKIGGMEFNVEKIISLKPDLVLAHASSAHNSRDGLQQLKDAGITVLVVNDAKSFADVYASIELIGKATGTADKAEQIIHGMKEKLTQIKEKAKQIPADKQANVWIEVSPPPQLYTAGKGTFMDEMLQVISAKNVAGGLEGWPMVTEEKAVAYKPDVIITTYGGAKQVLARPAWKDVPAVKNKRVYDVNTDLVSRPGPRLVEGVEELAKAVYPDVFK; encoded by the coding sequence ATGAAGCGTTGGGCATGGCCGGCGGTGGTGGCGGTGTTCTTCTTTTTGGCTGCCGTGCTGGTCGGTTGCAGCAGCGGGGCGAACCATAACGCCGAGCCGGTGAAACAAAAGGAGCCGAAAACGGAACAAGCAGCGTTTCCGGTGACGGTGAAAGACGGGCTTGGGGAAGATGTCACCATCAAAGCGGAACCGAAAAAGATCGTCTCGCTCATCCCAAGCAATACGGAAATCGCCTATGCGTTGGGGTTGGGCGATAAGATCGTCGGCGTCAGCGATTTTGACAATTACCCTGAAGACGTCAAAACGAAAACGAAAATCGGCGGGATGGAATTTAATGTCGAGAAAATCATTTCCCTCAAACCGGATCTTGTCTTGGCTCATGCGTCAAGCGCCCATAACTCGCGCGATGGCCTGCAGCAATTGAAAGACGCCGGCATCACCGTGCTTGTCGTCAATGATGCGAAGTCGTTTGCTGATGTATATGCGTCGATTGAACTGATCGGCAAAGCGACGGGGACAGCGGACAAAGCGGAACAAATCATTCACGGCATGAAGGAGAAATTGACGCAAATCAAGGAAAAAGCAAAACAAATTCCAGCCGATAAGCAAGCGAACGTTTGGATTGAAGTGTCGCCGCCGCCGCAGCTGTATACGGCCGGCAAAGGGACGTTCATGGATGAGATGCTTCAAGTGATTTCAGCGAAAAACGTCGCCGGCGGCTTGGAAGGTTGGCCGATGGTGACGGAAGAAAAAGCGGTGGCCTATAAGCCGGATGTCATCATCACGACATACGGCGGGGCGAAGCAAGTGCTTGCGCGTCCCGCTTGGAAAGACGTGCCGGCGGTGAAAAACAAGCGGGTGTATGACGTCAACACCGACTTAGTGAGCCGCCCGGGCCCGCGCCTTGTTGAAGGGGTCGAGGAACTTGCCAAAGCCGTTTATCCGGATGTGTTCAAGTAA
- a CDS encoding FecCD family ABC transporter permease translates to MCSSKTLMYALAVTTAVLSLLIGISTGSLSIPFSSIIGILAAEWFGVPLPSDIPADWVSIVTAIRLPRVVLAFLVGASLALAGAAFQGLLKNALADPYTLGVSSGASVGAVLVIFLGWQWPLFGTFTLPVVSILFGMATLAAVLAFTRAVERRMSVETIILAGIIFGAFFSAFISLMIALTGEELRQIISWLMGSVAMRGWKYSGLLFPFFLIGAVVLIANGRELNAFAFGEAAALHVGVDVARRKIIILTAAALLTGAAVSVSGTIGFVGLVVPHMVRLVCGPNYRVLLPLSLLYGGAFLVLADVAARTIIEPRELPIGVITSLIGAPLFAVLFFRKTRRKLG, encoded by the coding sequence ATGTGTTCAAGTAAAACGCTGATGTACGCTTTGGCCGTTACAACGGCCGTCCTTTCGCTGCTCATAGGGATATCGACAGGATCGCTGTCGATTCCCTTTTCTTCTATTATTGGCATTCTCGCCGCCGAATGGTTCGGGGTGCCGCTTCCGTCTGACATTCCGGCCGATTGGGTGTCCATTGTCACGGCCATTCGCCTGCCGCGCGTCGTGCTCGCTTTTTTGGTTGGCGCTTCGTTGGCGCTTGCCGGGGCGGCGTTTCAGGGACTTTTGAAAAACGCGCTCGCCGACCCGTACACGCTCGGCGTTTCATCCGGCGCCTCGGTCGGGGCGGTGCTTGTCATCTTTCTCGGATGGCAATGGCCGCTCTTTGGCACGTTTACATTGCCAGTTGTCAGCATTTTATTTGGCATGGCGACGCTTGCCGCTGTCTTGGCGTTCACCCGCGCCGTCGAGCGGCGTATGTCGGTGGAGACGATCATTTTAGCCGGCATTATTTTCGGCGCGTTTTTCAGCGCCTTTATTTCGCTCATGATCGCCTTGACCGGAGAAGAATTGCGGCAAATCATCTCCTGGCTGATGGGGAGCGTGGCGATGCGCGGCTGGAAATACAGTGGATTGCTGTTTCCGTTTTTCCTCATCGGCGCCGTGGTGTTGATCGCCAACGGCCGCGAGTTGAACGCCTTTGCTTTTGGCGAAGCGGCGGCGCTTCATGTCGGTGTTGACGTTGCGCGCCGGAAAATCATCATTTTGACAGCGGCCGCGCTGCTCACCGGCGCGGCGGTGTCGGTGTCGGGAACGATCGGCTTTGTCGGGCTTGTCGTTCCGCATATGGTTCGGCTTGTTTGCGGGCCGAACTATCGGGTGCTCTTGCCGCTGTCACTCTTGTACGGCGGGGCGTTTCTTGTGCTTGCCGATGTGGCGGCGCGGACGATCATTGAGCCGCGCGAACTGCCGATCGGCGTCATTACGTCGCTCATTGGCGCTCCGCTGTTTGCAGTGTTATTTTTCCGAAAAACAAGGCGAAAGTTGGGATGA